One stretch of Astatotilapia calliptera chromosome 3, fAstCal1.2, whole genome shotgun sequence DNA includes these proteins:
- the ccnb3 gene encoding G2/mitotic-specific cyclin-B3, with amino-acid sequence MPFPRGRKPTAAAGSKIPKLNATASENQEDATQVKRSSSPPRGAPKKRTAFIDITNAHKVQISFPGKKKEPGKKTAKKTSSTSASASNLANLKKSSSSVSSEGTISERERTDTEEEEKEGDTLVDVAAPVEEQAAAATSPAAREVPAHLRRQEIPKEFDIDSENSEDCYMCPEYAKDIFDYLKNREEKFVLCNYMPTQPSLNSEMRAILIDWLVEVQENFELYHETLYLAVKMTDHYLAKTPVHREMLQLVGSTAMLVASKFEEHSPPCVDDFLYICDDAYKREELISMEESILQTLSFDINIPIPYRFLRRYAKCVSASMDTLTLARYYCEMSLMEMDLVPERGSLVAAACLLMALVTKDLGGWSPILQFHSGYQASDLAPVVRRIYSMLSAPPDDKLRAIKNKYSHKVFFEVASLPLLSIDILEKALSS; translated from the exons ATGCCTTTTCCAAGGGGAAGGAAACCCACAGCGGCCGCTGGCAGCAAAATACCCAAACTGAATGCAACAGCGTCCGAGAACCAG GAGGACGCGACACAGGTTAAGAggtcctcctcccctcctcgtGGAGCTCCCAAGAAGAGGACTGCTTTCATCGATATCACCAAT GCTCATAAGGTACAGATCAGCTTTCCTGGGAAGAAGAAGGAACCAGGGAAGAAGACTGCAAAGAAAACCAGCTCCACCTCAGCGTCTGCAAGCAACCTAGCTAACCTGAAAAA GTCGTCGTCGTCTGTGAGCTCAGAGGGAACGATATCCGAGCGAGAGAGGACCGatacggaggaggaggagaaggaagggGACACGTTGGTCGATGTGGCAGCTCCTGTAGAAgagcaggctgctgctgctacgTCTCCTGCTGCCCGTGAAGTGCCGGCACACCTTCGGAGACAAGAA ATCCCAAAGGAGTTTGACATTGACTCTGAGAACTCTGAGGACTGCTACATGTGTCCAGAGTATGCAAAGGATATTTTTGACTACCTTAAAAACAGAGAG GAGAAGTTTGTCCTCTGTAACTACATGCCCACGCAGCCCAGCCTCAACTCAGAGATGAGGGCCATCCTGATTGACTGGCTGGTCGAAGTACAG GAGAATTTCGAGCTGTACCATGAGACCCTCTACCTGGCGGTAAAGATGACGGACCACTACTTGGCTAAAACCCCGGTCCACAGGGAGATGCTGCAGCTCGTTGGCTCTACCGCCATGCTCGTAGCCTCCAAATTTGAG GAGCACAGCCCGCCTTGCGTCGACGACTTCTTGTACATTTGTGACGACGCATACAAAAGGGAGGAGCTCATCTCCATGGAGGAGAGCATCCTGCAGACGCTGTCTTTTGACATCAACATCCCCATCCCGTATCGATTCCTCAGACGCTATGCCAAG TGCGTGAGCGCCAGCATGGACACGCTGACTCTGGCTCGCTACTACTGCGAGATGAGTCTCATGGAGATGGACCTTGTTCCAGAGAGAGGCTCGTTGGTGGCCGCGGCCTGCCTGCTGATGGCGCTGGTCACCAAAGACCTGGGAGGATGG tCTCCCATCCTGCAGTTTCACTCGGGCTATCAGGCGTCAGATTTGGCGCCCGTTGTCAGGAGAATCTACTCGATGCTCTCAGCACCTCCTGATGATAAACTGAGAGCCATCAAGAACAAATACTCACATAA GGTGTTTTTTGAAGTTGCGTCTCTGCCATTGCTCAGTATCGACATTTTGGAGAAAGCCTTGAGCTCTTAG